In Paenarthrobacter sp. GOM3, a single window of DNA contains:
- a CDS encoding lipoate--protein ligase family protein, producing MHAATTELGQLTAYRQPESMGAAEDLDFALELLKRTRSGQLGPSLRLYRPKPTVAFGQRDANLPGFAAAEEACRELGFEPLVRKAGGRAAAYHEGSLVIDHVEPHPDAIVRAKARFSEFGELLAGALRSVGIHAAVGEIPGEYCPGEFSVHGEDPDFPAHRIKLIGTAQRVVSGGWLFSSVIVVENSQPIREVLTASYAALGLDWDPATAGAASDLLPHVDVKTVEDAVIEAYRGYADVLDGDFRTLVG from the coding sequence ATGCACGCGGCCACGACGGAGCTCGGGCAGCTTACTGCTTACCGTCAGCCCGAATCCATGGGGGCTGCAGAGGACCTCGACTTCGCACTGGAGCTCCTGAAACGGACCCGGAGCGGGCAACTGGGGCCGTCCCTGCGGCTGTACCGCCCGAAGCCGACGGTGGCCTTTGGCCAGCGCGACGCGAACCTGCCGGGCTTCGCCGCGGCCGAAGAGGCCTGCCGCGAGCTTGGGTTCGAGCCCCTGGTCCGGAAGGCCGGTGGCCGGGCGGCCGCGTACCATGAGGGCTCGTTGGTAATCGATCATGTGGAGCCACACCCGGACGCCATCGTCCGGGCCAAAGCCCGGTTTTCAGAATTCGGCGAGTTGCTGGCCGGTGCGCTGCGAAGCGTTGGCATCCATGCCGCCGTCGGCGAGATCCCCGGAGAGTACTGCCCCGGAGAGTTCAGCGTCCACGGTGAGGACCCGGACTTCCCCGCGCACCGGATCAAGCTGATCGGCACGGCCCAGCGGGTGGTCTCCGGCGGTTGGCTCTTCAGTTCCGTGATTGTCGTGGAGAACTCGCAGCCCATCCGCGAGGTCCTGACGGCCAGTTACGCAGCCCTGGGACTGGACTGGGATCCGGCCACCGCTGGTGCTGCAAGCGACCTTCTGCCGCACGTGGATGTAAAGACTGTCGAAGACGCAGTGATTGAGGCCTACCGTGGTTACGCAGACGTGCTCGACGGCGACTTCCGGACTCTTGTGGGCTAG
- a CDS encoding thioesterase family protein, with protein sequence MSTALPDLADGDFYYESLGAGRYRSTIHAQGAWNPHEQHMAPASGIIADALVRHEPRNDVRLARISYEILGLIPGGEFQVTTSTLRPGRTIELIQAELSAGGRVAIRAAAWRMITSDTSAVAAVEDEPMPAPDECKPWDGASVWPGGYIRSLEMRLAEGHRPGSGRVWIRTSHPLTDRDDSTDLARLMGLVDTANGIAARVPPGENSYIFPNVDLQIHMYRAPAGEWLGLDNKVSFGADGIGLTSTVLHDVSGPFGRAEQILTLRKS encoded by the coding sequence TTGAGTACTGCATTACCGGATTTGGCGGATGGCGATTTCTACTACGAATCATTGGGAGCGGGGCGCTACCGCTCGACGATCCACGCCCAGGGTGCCTGGAATCCGCACGAACAGCACATGGCGCCGGCCTCTGGCATCATCGCTGATGCTTTGGTCCGGCACGAGCCCAGGAATGATGTTCGCCTGGCACGGATCAGTTACGAAATTCTGGGATTGATTCCCGGCGGCGAGTTTCAGGTCACCACCTCAACGCTGAGGCCGGGCCGGACTATCGAACTCATCCAGGCCGAACTCTCCGCAGGAGGTCGTGTGGCCATCCGTGCCGCTGCGTGGCGGATGATTACCAGTGACACCAGCGCAGTGGCCGCTGTTGAAGATGAGCCGATGCCCGCTCCGGACGAATGCAAACCATGGGACGGCGCCAGCGTGTGGCCCGGCGGCTATATCCGCTCCCTGGAAATGCGCTTGGCCGAAGGGCACCGTCCGGGTTCCGGCCGGGTGTGGATCCGGACCTCGCACCCGCTGACCGATCGGGATGACAGCACGGACCTGGCACGGCTGATGGGCCTGGTGGATACGGCCAACGGCATCGCCGCCCGTGTTCCGCCCGGCGAAAACAGCTACATCTTCCCCAACGTTGACCTGCAGATCCACATGTACAGGGCACCCGCGGGCGAGTGGTTGGGGCTGGATAACAAGGTCTCCTTCGGCGCAGACGGTATTGGCCTGACATCCACTGTGCTCCACGACGTCAGCGGGCCTTTCGGCCGGGCCGAGCAGATCCTGACCCTGAGGAAGAGTTGA
- a CDS encoding VTT domain-containing protein, which produces MSLPLGVALAALFAIVMIRVNVTYWIGRGAVAGFAHTRFGNSLERPKAARAQALIQRWGPYAVVLSFLTIGLQTAINLAAGAARMPLRRYLPAAVIGSVVWALLYATIGLAALEAWLAVAAASPVGAALGVAALAAVVVWVVVFRRRRAAAKSADTVV; this is translated from the coding sequence ATGAGCTTGCCCTTAGGCGTCGCCCTCGCAGCGCTCTTCGCCATTGTCATGATCCGCGTTAACGTCACCTATTGGATTGGCCGGGGAGCGGTTGCTGGGTTCGCCCACACCCGCTTCGGCAATTCCTTGGAGCGACCCAAAGCAGCCCGCGCGCAGGCCCTCATCCAGAGGTGGGGGCCGTACGCCGTCGTGCTTTCCTTCCTGACGATCGGCTTGCAGACGGCCATCAACCTGGCAGCCGGCGCGGCCCGTATGCCGCTGCGCCGCTACCTGCCGGCAGCCGTTATTGGTTCGGTGGTCTGGGCCCTGCTGTATGCGACCATTGGCCTCGCTGCACTGGAAGCCTGGCTAGCGGTGGCAGCGGCGTCACCTGTGGGTGCTGCGCTGGGCGTTGCCGCATTGGCAGCAGTGGTGGTCTGGGTTGTTGTGTTCCGCCGGCGTCGGGCAGCGGCCAAATCAGCGGATACAGTGGTCTGA
- a CDS encoding FAD-dependent oxidoreductase has protein sequence MKSLWLDRESVFKSDPVPQEKHFDSIVVGAGITGMVAALLLSRSGQRVVVFEARTLGAVTTGNTTGKLSLLQGGALSALRSQYPLKVVQAYVEANKTGQAWLTQYMEQQAVPFQRRTAITFATTDDGGQRLRKEAAVSRDAGLDVHFSRDAGLPFKVVEALELEGQAQIHPMEVLDALARDIREHGGLVVEGVQVQNVSGDRPLSVTTRKGSFTADTVVLATGTPILDRGLYFAKLEPNRSYAAALRVPGAIPQGMYLSIDSPTRSQRTYPAAEAELLLVGGYGHAGGRATSPRQHLDDLLGWASQHYPGAEVTHMWSAQDYQATNLMPFFGKLPRGKGRIFFGTGYNKWGMSNGVAAALSITSDILGGHSDWATTIHHRVTSPKGAAEAIRHNADIARRMVEDKSKVKANPEITDETHPPEGSGVVGLYKGEPAAVSTVDGKVCMVSASCAHLGGLLDWNDAEKSWDCPLHGSRFTPEGKYLEGPATHHLQKSPVKKKD, from the coding sequence ATGAAATCACTGTGGTTGGACAGGGAATCCGTCTTTAAGTCCGACCCCGTTCCACAGGAGAAGCACTTTGACTCGATAGTGGTGGGAGCGGGCATCACGGGGATGGTGGCTGCGCTGCTGTTGTCCCGGTCCGGCCAGCGAGTGGTGGTTTTCGAAGCCCGAACGCTGGGGGCGGTGACCACAGGCAACACCACCGGCAAGTTGAGCCTCCTGCAAGGCGGGGCGTTGTCAGCCCTGCGCAGCCAGTACCCGCTGAAGGTGGTGCAGGCGTATGTGGAGGCCAACAAGACGGGGCAGGCGTGGCTCACCCAGTACATGGAGCAGCAAGCTGTCCCGTTCCAGCGCCGTACAGCCATCACCTTCGCAACCACCGACGACGGCGGCCAGCGGCTCCGGAAGGAAGCTGCGGTCTCGCGGGACGCAGGGTTGGATGTCCATTTCAGCCGTGACGCCGGCCTGCCGTTCAAGGTAGTGGAGGCGCTGGAACTTGAGGGCCAGGCGCAGATCCATCCCATGGAGGTCCTAGATGCCTTGGCCCGGGATATCCGGGAACATGGCGGCCTGGTTGTTGAAGGGGTGCAGGTTCAAAACGTCAGTGGCGACCGTCCCCTGAGCGTCACCACCAGGAAGGGCAGTTTCACCGCGGACACAGTGGTCCTCGCGACGGGCACACCCATCCTGGACCGCGGCCTGTACTTCGCCAAGTTGGAGCCGAACCGATCCTACGCGGCCGCTTTGAGGGTGCCGGGTGCCATTCCCCAAGGCATGTACCTGTCCATTGATTCGCCCACGCGGTCCCAGCGCACCTACCCGGCAGCGGAGGCGGAACTGTTGCTGGTGGGCGGTTACGGGCACGCTGGTGGCCGGGCGACATCGCCACGACAACATCTGGACGATCTCCTCGGATGGGCCAGCCAGCACTATCCGGGGGCCGAGGTCACCCATATGTGGTCCGCCCAGGACTACCAGGCGACCAACCTCATGCCTTTCTTTGGCAAACTTCCCCGCGGCAAGGGGCGGATCTTCTTCGGAACCGGATACAACAAATGGGGCATGAGCAACGGGGTTGCGGCGGCCCTGTCCATCACTTCGGACATTTTGGGCGGCCACTCTGACTGGGCCACCACCATCCACCACCGGGTCACCTCGCCCAAGGGGGCGGCCGAAGCCATCCGGCATAACGCGGACATCGCCCGCAGGATGGTGGAGGACAAATCCAAGGTCAAAGCCAACCCGGAGATCACGGACGAAACCCACCCGCCCGAGGGGAGCGGCGTCGTCGGCCTCTATAAGGGCGAGCCAGCGGCTGTGTCCACCGTGGACGGAAAAGTCTGCATGGTGTCCGCCAGCTGCGCACACCTGGGCGGACTGCTGGATTGGAACGATGCGGAGAAGTCGTGGGACTGTCCGTTGCACGGTTCGCGGTTCACTCCGGAGGGCAAGTACCTTGAGGGGCCCGCAACCCACCACTTGCAAAAGTCGCCGGTCAAGAAGAAGGACTAA
- a CDS encoding DNA alkylation repair protein, which produces MSEAGEFVDYTLQMESTWEKAAELSERLGEGLKVYGASVGAVRGTIRDALKRYKNLSHDDITALSTELWEEPVFERRLAAVVLLQSKVALLVNTDLTRIEGFIRRAGTRELVDPLAKDVVRPLLARLEGLARERADRVLERWAGDPDLELQYAAGLAAAP; this is translated from the coding sequence GTGAGTGAAGCCGGTGAATTCGTGGACTACACGCTGCAGATGGAATCGACCTGGGAGAAAGCTGCCGAGCTCAGCGAGCGCCTCGGCGAAGGCTTGAAAGTCTATGGGGCATCGGTGGGCGCAGTACGCGGAACAATCCGCGATGCCCTGAAAAGATACAAGAATCTTAGCCACGACGACATCACCGCCCTGAGCACAGAACTCTGGGAAGAGCCGGTGTTCGAGCGGCGGCTGGCAGCGGTGGTCCTGCTCCAGAGCAAGGTGGCTTTGCTGGTCAACACGGACCTGACCCGCATTGAAGGCTTTATCCGGCGGGCCGGAACCCGGGAACTGGTGGATCCCTTGGCCAAAGATGTGGTGCGGCCACTGCTGGCCAGGCTTGAGGGTTTGGCAAGGGAGAGGGCTGACCGGGTGCTGGAGCGGTGGGCAGGCGACCCGGACCTTGAACTGCAATATGCCGCTGGCCTTGCCGCCGCACCATAG
- a CDS encoding PDDEXK nuclease domain-containing protein produces the protein MPSQELAAEASFPGVPAASSMPDWYPTLLDTVAREVRVGRTRAMAAANSELLNSYWSIGRQLAERESEQGWGAKVVTRLSADIRTRFPEAKGFSPRNLRYMKSFAQAWPEFPMLQAPLATLPWYHQIALLEKLDDAATRLWYAAAAAQHGWSRNVLTHQISTRLHERSGQAITNFASTMVRADSDLAQQATKDPYVFDFLAMTDRHTERDLEVQLVKHVEKFLLELGQGFAFVGEQVRLEIAGDEFFADLLFYHLKLRCYMVIELKAVKFEPGFLGQLGMYMAAVDDLMAHPDDKPTIGLLLCKEKNSVVAEYALRGFNAPVGIAEWKTSLADSLPDELVSSLPSIETLEAELASEAARLRG, from the coding sequence ATGCCGTCCCAAGAGCTCGCCGCCGAGGCGTCATTCCCAGGTGTTCCCGCCGCATCGTCGATGCCCGACTGGTACCCCACCCTGCTCGACACCGTGGCGCGGGAAGTCCGCGTAGGCCGCACCCGGGCGATGGCGGCGGCCAATAGCGAGCTGTTGAATTCCTACTGGAGCATCGGGCGGCAACTGGCCGAACGCGAATCTGAGCAAGGCTGGGGCGCCAAGGTGGTCACGCGGTTGTCTGCCGATATCCGCACGCGGTTCCCCGAAGCGAAGGGCTTCTCCCCCAGGAACCTGCGGTACATGAAAAGCTTCGCGCAGGCGTGGCCGGAATTCCCAATGTTGCAAGCGCCGCTTGCAACATTGCCCTGGTACCACCAGATCGCACTGCTGGAAAAGCTCGACGACGCCGCCACGCGCCTTTGGTACGCCGCGGCGGCTGCCCAGCACGGATGGTCGCGCAACGTTTTGACGCACCAGATCTCCACCCGATTGCACGAGCGCTCCGGGCAGGCCATCACCAACTTCGCTTCCACCATGGTCCGTGCGGACTCCGACCTTGCGCAGCAGGCAACCAAAGACCCCTACGTTTTTGACTTCCTGGCCATGACCGATCGACACACCGAGAGGGATCTGGAGGTCCAGTTGGTGAAGCATGTGGAGAAATTCCTGCTGGAGCTGGGCCAGGGGTTCGCCTTTGTTGGCGAGCAGGTCCGGCTGGAAATCGCCGGCGACGAGTTCTTCGCGGACCTCCTCTTCTACCACCTGAAACTGCGCTGCTACATGGTGATTGAACTCAAGGCAGTGAAGTTCGAACCCGGGTTCCTGGGGCAGCTGGGCATGTACATGGCAGCCGTGGATGACCTGATGGCGCACCCGGACGACAAGCCAACCATTGGGTTGCTGCTGTGCAAGGAGAAGAACAGCGTGGTGGCCGAGTACGCGCTTCGTGGCTTCAACGCACCCGTGGGCATCGCGGAATGGAAGACCTCACTTGCGGATTCCTTGCCGGACGAGCTGGTGTCCAGCCTGCCCAGCATCGAGACGTTGGAGGCAGAGCTCGCGAGCGAAGCCGCCCGGTTGCGGGGCTAG